A stretch of the Flavobacterium aquiphilum genome encodes the following:
- a CDS encoding glycosyltransferase family 2 protein: MPDKLISIIIPVYNRALLIGETLNSVLEQSYSNWECLIIDDGSKDNTNEVVKTYVEKDKRFHYYKRPDTYNIGGNGARNYGLEVSKGLFVQFLDSDDLLAKNKLESQMTVLLKQQSDYYLISCKWEYFKDKNTVIQFNKKEDYKIFESPKNYFDLIGKIGGFFPPHCFLIPKKLIEKSGFWNEDLLKSQDAEFFFRVISNSRKILFDENTYVLYRQSLHQNVSMLNSLNKAKSLINCWKIIEALYIAKFPDDEENLYVNKKKNDVYNEIKKRFPELLKLNKDFFKTQIQKDNFAKKMKGLYKRIKLQLKNINKSLSVILTKR; encoded by the coding sequence ATGCCGGATAAATTAATTTCAATCATTATACCAGTTTATAATAGAGCACTTTTAATTGGTGAAACCTTAAATAGTGTTTTGGAGCAATCTTATTCAAATTGGGAATGCCTTATCATTGATGACGGAAGTAAGGATAATACCAATGAAGTCGTAAAAACTTATGTCGAAAAAGATAAGCGTTTTCACTATTATAAAAGACCTGACACATATAATATCGGAGGAAACGGTGCAAGGAATTATGGTTTAGAAGTTTCAAAAGGATTATTTGTACAGTTTTTGGATTCTGATGACCTCTTAGCAAAAAACAAATTGGAATCACAGATGACCGTCCTTTTGAAACAGCAGTCGGATTACTATCTAATTTCCTGTAAATGGGAATATTTTAAAGATAAAAACACGGTAATTCAATTTAATAAGAAAGAGGATTACAAGATTTTTGAATCCCCAAAGAATTATTTTGACTTGATAGGGAAAATAGGTGGTTTTTTTCCTCCACATTGTTTTTTAATTCCTAAAAAGCTCATTGAAAAAAGTGGTTTTTGGAATGAAGATTTATTAAAAAGCCAAGATGCAGAATTTTTTTTCCGGGTCATTTCAAATTCGCGAAAAATACTATTTGACGAAAATACTTATGTTTTGTACAGACAGTCATTACACCAAAATGTAAGTATGCTCAACTCTTTAAACAAAGCGAAAAGCCTAATTAACTGCTGGAAAATTATAGAAGCTCTTTACATAGCAAAATTTCCGGACGATGAAGAAAATTTGTACGTTAATAAAAAGAAAAATGACGTTTATAATGAAATAAAGAAACGTTTTCCTGAACTACTTAAACTAAATAAAGATTTTTTTAAGACTCAAATACAAAAAGACAATTTTGCAAAGAAAATGAAAGGACTGTATAAAAGAATTAAACTACAATTAAAAAATATTAATAAAAGTTTAAGTGTAATATTAACGAAAAGATAA
- a CDS encoding FkbM family methyltransferase, whose amino-acid sequence MLNKIKELIRRKIYSRYNISFSKSGEDMQLKQLLGSNHRGIYVDVGCWDPIKASNSYYFHLRGWKGICIDPNPQMKDLFLQKRSSDIFVNVAIGSGNEDLIYYMLENQYSSMNTLDFDFIKNNNLENKVVNEIKITTVSLKAVLEKHISETDQIDFLDIDVEGFDLNVLKSNDWNKFRPKVILIETALDLKNDFGNELSLYLFEQNYILAGKTLINKSLGNLFFIDAQN is encoded by the coding sequence ATGTTAAATAAAATAAAAGAGTTAATTAGAAGAAAAATTTACAGTCGCTATAATATCAGTTTTTCAAAATCGGGAGAAGATATGCAACTAAAACAACTTTTAGGCTCCAATCATAGAGGGATATATGTCGATGTTGGTTGTTGGGATCCAATAAAAGCATCAAACAGTTACTATTTTCATTTAAGAGGATGGAAAGGAATTTGTATTGATCCTAACCCTCAGATGAAAGATTTATTTTTGCAAAAAAGATCATCAGATATATTTGTTAATGTGGCAATTGGTTCTGGGAATGAAGATCTTATTTACTATATGCTCGAAAACCAATATTCTTCAATGAATACTTTGGATTTTGATTTTATAAAAAATAACAACTTAGAAAATAAAGTTGTTAATGAAATTAAGATAACTACAGTAAGTTTGAAAGCGGTACTTGAAAAGCATATCAGTGAAACTGATCAAATTGATTTCTTAGATATTGACGTAGAGGGTTTTGATTTGAATGTGCTTAAATCAAATGATTGGAATAAATTTAGACCAAAAGTTATTCTAATTGAGACGGCATTGGATTTAAAAAATGATTTTGGGAATGAATTGTCACTATACTTATTTGAGCAAAATTACATTCTTGCAGGAAAAACATTAATAAATAAAAGTTTGGGAAATCTATTTTTTATAGATGCACAGAATTAA
- a CDS encoding glycosyltransferase family A protein yields MRIGYNPHKDKIQEKSGFLHQVIVPVYIPNHEGYFKDSFAILKLCLESLLNTVHIQTFITVVNNGSDKIIADFLDSLFAENKIQELIHTENIGKLNAILKGLAGNNIELVTISDSDVFFLPNWQKETVKIFNEVPKAGVVGVVPQFKMYESNCGNVLFDNIFKSNLQFIPVKNEEALVRFYDSIGWDRNYNQDYLEYTLGLKINAELNVLIGSGHFVATYKKDMFENIVSYIGYKMGGNSEGYLDTLPLQKGYWRLTTYDNYAYHMGNTLEDWMKPTLGEKYQNDILAYNFGKRKRVNGISYFIKNRFFIKFISVKMLVKFFLKWKGLPQRMIAKY; encoded by the coding sequence ATGAGAATCGGATATAATCCACATAAAGATAAAATACAGGAAAAATCGGGTTTTTTGCATCAAGTGATTGTTCCTGTCTACATTCCAAATCATGAGGGGTATTTTAAAGACAGTTTTGCTATTTTGAAATTGTGTTTGGAGTCTCTTCTTAATACGGTTCACATCCAAACTTTCATTACCGTTGTAAATAACGGAAGTGATAAAATAATTGCTGATTTTCTGGATTCTCTTTTTGCAGAAAACAAAATTCAGGAACTTATTCATACAGAAAATATTGGTAAGCTGAATGCCATACTCAAAGGATTAGCAGGAAACAACATAGAACTGGTCACCATTTCAGATTCGGATGTTTTCTTTTTGCCAAATTGGCAAAAGGAAACCGTAAAAATATTCAATGAAGTTCCCAAAGCTGGTGTAGTTGGCGTTGTTCCTCAATTTAAAATGTATGAAAGCAATTGTGGAAATGTGTTATTTGACAACATATTCAAGTCCAATCTCCAATTTATTCCCGTAAAAAATGAAGAAGCTTTAGTGAGGTTTTATGATAGTATAGGCTGGGACAGAAATTATAATCAGGATTATCTCGAATATACTTTAGGCTTAAAAATTAATGCAGAATTGAATGTTTTAATTGGTTCCGGACATTTTGTAGCGACTTATAAAAAAGATATGTTCGAAAATATTGTTTCCTATATTGGCTATAAAATGGGCGGGAACAGTGAGGGGTATTTAGACACCTTGCCTTTACAAAAAGGTTATTGGAGATTAACTACCTACGATAATTATGCTTATCACATGGGAAATACATTAGAGGACTGGATGAAGCCTACTTTAGGTGAGAAATATCAAAACGATATTTTAGCATATAATTTTGGAAAAAGAAAAAGGGTAAATGGTATCTCGTATTTTATAAAAAATCGATTTTTTATCAAGTTTATTTCAGTAAAGATGCTAGTGAAATTTTTCTTGAAATGGAAAGGACTACCGCAACGGATGATTGCAAAATATTAA
- a CDS encoding glycosyltransferase family 2 protein — MAKKFSILITTKNRLEDLVFTLEKIQYLIDRSDVECVVFDDGSSDGTKDYIAKNHPQIILHSNKVSKGYLYCRNKMLNETKADFAISLDDDAHFVTEKPLEIIAAYFDQNPKTGLLGFRIFWSKEAPDNVFSNDLPVRMKSFVGCAHVWRMSVWREIPNYPEWFVFYGEEDFASYQLFKKNWEIHYLPEVLVNHRVDIKARKKVSDYSLRLRRSLRSGWYLYFLFIPIRFIPKRLAYSIWVQVKLKVIKGDFQALKALLFAISDLFIAIPKIVKNVNRLTVKEYRDYQELAGAKIYWKQEDK, encoded by the coding sequence GTGGCCAAAAAATTTTCAATTTTGATTACGACCAAAAACCGTCTGGAAGACTTAGTTTTTACACTTGAAAAAATTCAGTATTTAATTGATAGATCTGATGTTGAATGTGTTGTTTTTGATGATGGCTCTAGTGATGGGACTAAAGATTATATTGCTAAAAACCATCCTCAAATTATTTTGCATTCCAACAAAGTTTCAAAGGGATATTTGTATTGCAGAAATAAAATGTTAAATGAAACAAAAGCTGATTTTGCCATATCTCTTGATGATGATGCCCATTTTGTAACTGAGAAACCATTAGAGATAATTGCTGCTTATTTTGATCAAAACCCTAAGACAGGATTACTTGGATTTAGAATATTTTGGTCAAAAGAAGCTCCAGACAATGTATTTTCAAATGATTTGCCTGTCAGAATGAAAAGTTTTGTGGGCTGTGCACACGTTTGGCGAATGTCGGTCTGGCGAGAAATACCAAATTACCCCGAGTGGTTTGTTTTTTATGGGGAAGAGGATTTTGCTTCTTATCAGTTATTCAAAAAGAATTGGGAAATTCATTATTTACCGGAAGTTTTGGTGAATCACAGAGTTGACATTAAAGCAAGAAAGAAAGTTTCAGATTATAGTCTGCGATTAAGGCGTTCTTTACGATCGGGCTGGTATTTGTATTTTTTGTTTATCCCCATTCGTTTTATTCCCAAACGATTGGCATATTCGATTTGGGTACAGGTAAAATTAAAAGTTATTAAAGGAGATTTTCAGGCTTTAAAAGCTCTTTTATTCGCCATTTCGGATTTGTTTATTGCAATTCCCAAAATAGTTAAAAATGTAAATCGGTTAACGGTTAAAGAATATCGGGACTATCAAGAGTTAGCAGGTGCAAAAATTTACTGGAAACAGGAAGATAAATAA
- a CDS encoding cytidylyltransferase domain-containing protein yields MKTICIIPARGGSKRLSQKNIRLLGNFPLIAHSILYAKANSDIIDEIYVSTDDSEIKKTALQFGAKVIDRPTSISGDFEPTVSALKHVLESIEKDVENVILLQATNPFRPKNLLKEGFEIYQNGEFDSLFTVTRNHQKFGKIAGNKFIPFNYEIGQRSQDLEPLFFENGLLYITKVSLILKDIIISEDAFPFEVNHIFAQVDIDTLEDLDYAKYLFQKK; encoded by the coding sequence ATGAAAACTATTTGTATTATTCCCGCACGTGGAGGCTCTAAGCGACTGTCTCAAAAAAATATAAGACTACTAGGGAATTTTCCGCTGATTGCCCATAGCATTTTATATGCAAAAGCAAATAGTGATATTATTGACGAAATTTATGTTTCGACTGACGATTCTGAAATAAAAAAAACGGCCTTGCAATTTGGTGCCAAAGTAATTGATAGGCCTACCTCTATTTCGGGAGATTTTGAGCCTACTGTTTCGGCATTAAAACATGTTTTAGAATCAATTGAAAAGGATGTGGAAAATGTCATTTTATTACAGGCTACAAATCCGTTTCGTCCTAAAAATTTGTTGAAAGAAGGATTTGAAATATATCAAAACGGAGAGTTTGACAGTTTGTTTACCGTAACTCGAAACCATCAAAAATTTGGTAAAATAGCAGGAAATAAATTCATACCCTTTAATTATGAAATTGGGCAGCGAAGCCAGGATTTGGAGCCTTTATTTTTCGAAAATGGATTGTTGTACATTACCAAAGTCTCTTTAATTTTGAAAGACATTATTATTTCGGAAGATGCTTTTCCATTCGAAGTAAATCATATTTTTGCTCAAGTTGATATAGATACTTTGGAAGATTTGGATTATGCAAAATATCTTTTTCAAAAAAAATAA
- the neuB gene encoding N-acetylneuraminate synthase yields the protein MNPYIEIGGRKIGPDYPPLVIAEIGINHEGSLQVAKEMVDAAYRAGVEVVKHQTHIVEDEMSEAAKKVIPGNADVSIYEIMERCSLNEADELELKKYVESKGMIFISTPFSRAAAERLKKFDIPAYKIGSGECNNYPLLEHIASFGKPVILSTGMNTIESVRKAVAVFDKHKVPVALLHTTNLYPTPIHLVRYGAMTELHHAFPDKVFGLSDHTLNNNACLGAVALGASILERHFTDHMQRTGPDIVCSMDEKACEELIISSAEIAQMRGGTKKPALEEQVTIDFAFATVCAIAPIKKGGILTKENIWVKRPGTGKILAEHFNELLGKTALRDIDNDEQLSWEDVD from the coding sequence ATGAATCCATATATAGAAATTGGTGGCCGCAAAATAGGCCCTGATTATCCGCCTTTAGTAATTGCAGAAATCGGAATTAACCATGAAGGTTCGCTACAGGTTGCAAAAGAAATGGTCGATGCGGCTTACAGAGCCGGTGTTGAGGTTGTAAAACACCAAACGCATATCGTTGAAGACGAAATGAGCGAAGCAGCCAAAAAAGTCATTCCGGGTAATGCAGATGTTTCGATATACGAAATTATGGAACGCTGTTCGTTGAATGAGGCCGATGAATTGGAACTTAAAAAATATGTGGAAAGCAAAGGAATGATCTTTATTTCGACACCCTTTTCACGAGCAGCAGCCGAACGTTTGAAAAAGTTCGATATTCCTGCCTACAAAATTGGTTCAGGTGAGTGTAACAATTATCCTTTGTTGGAGCATATCGCTTCATTTGGCAAACCGGTTATCTTAAGCACCGGAATGAACACAATTGAAAGTGTCCGGAAGGCGGTTGCTGTTTTTGATAAACACAAAGTTCCGGTTGCTTTATTACACACCACAAACTTATACCCAACCCCAATTCATTTGGTACGTTATGGTGCTATGACCGAGTTGCACCATGCATTTCCAGATAAAGTATTCGGATTAAGCGATCATACACTGAATAACAACGCCTGTTTGGGTGCGGTAGCTTTGGGTGCTAGTATTTTGGAACGCCATTTTACGGATCATATGCAACGTACAGGGCCTGATATTGTTTGCAGTATGGATGAAAAAGCGTGTGAGGAGTTAATAATTTCTTCGGCAGAAATAGCACAAATGCGAGGTGGGACAAAAAAGCCAGCTTTGGAAGAGCAGGTAACAATTGATTTTGCTTTTGCAACGGTTTGTGCTATTGCGCCAATTAAGAAGGGGGGAATTTTAACTAAAGAAAATATTTGGGTTAAACGTCCCGGAACAGGTAAGATTCTTGCTGAGCACTTTAATGAATTACTTGGTAAAACTGCTTTGAGAGATATTGATAATGATGAGCAGTTGAGTTGGGAGGATGTGGATTAA
- the neuC gene encoding UDP-N-acetylglucosamine 2-epimerase, translating to MKKILFLTGTRADFGKIKSLISILEKQPEFEVFVFVTGMHLQEVYGYTLIEIERCNFKNVFTFENHTHETTMDLTLAKTIEGLSTYVKNVEPDLIIVHGDRVETLAGAIVGSLNNILVAHIEGGEISGTVDELIRHSVSKLSHIHFVSNAEAANRLKQMGEIKESVFIIGSPDIDIMFSDQLPNLQTVKEYYNIDFEKFATVMFHPVTTEVNEMQKYAEAFVDSLLQDNHNYIVIFPNNDLGSQFIIDAYQKLKENLRFRIFPSLRFEYFLTLLKNSQFIIGNSSAGIREAPYYGIPIINIGTRQQNRAVHADIVNTDYSQKKIREALLLIDSHKVQISNNDFGEGNSAELFLQSLMKKDIWELNHQKQFRDF from the coding sequence ATGAAAAAAATCCTATTCCTTACAGGAACCCGTGCCGATTTTGGTAAAATAAAATCATTGATTTCAATTTTGGAAAAACAGCCTGAATTTGAAGTTTTTGTTTTTGTCACAGGTATGCATCTACAGGAAGTTTATGGTTATACTTTAATCGAAATTGAACGCTGTAATTTTAAAAACGTTTTTACTTTCGAAAATCACACTCATGAAACCACAATGGATTTAACACTCGCGAAAACCATTGAAGGGCTTTCCACTTATGTGAAAAATGTGGAACCAGATTTAATTATCGTGCATGGTGATAGGGTTGAAACTTTGGCAGGAGCCATTGTGGGATCCCTGAACAATATTTTGGTTGCACACATTGAAGGAGGGGAGATATCGGGAACGGTCGATGAATTGATTCGCCACAGCGTAAGCAAACTGAGCCATATCCATTTTGTTTCCAATGCGGAAGCGGCAAATCGACTGAAACAGATGGGAGAGATAAAAGAATCTGTTTTTATCATAGGATCTCCTGATATTGATATCATGTTTTCGGATCAGTTGCCGAATCTGCAAACTGTCAAAGAATATTATAATATTGACTTTGAAAAGTTTGCAACTGTCATGTTTCATCCTGTAACTACAGAAGTTAATGAAATGCAAAAATATGCAGAAGCTTTTGTTGATTCCTTATTACAAGATAATCATAATTACATAGTGATTTTTCCGAATAATGATCTAGGGAGCCAGTTTATTATTGATGCTTACCAAAAATTAAAAGAAAATTTAAGGTTTAGAATTTTTCCTTCACTGCGTTTTGAATACTTTTTGACGCTTTTAAAAAATAGTCAGTTTATAATTGGTAACAGCAGTGCCGGTATCAGAGAGGCTCCTTATTATGGGATACCAATTATTAATATAGGAACCCGTCAGCAAAACAGAGCAGTTCATGCTGATATTGTTAATACAGATTATTCTCAAAAGAAAATAAGAGAAGCACTTTTACTGATTGATTCGCATAAAGTTCAAATTTCAAACAATGATTTTGGAGAAGGAAATAGTGCCGAGTTATTTTTACAAAGTCTTATGAAAAAAGACATTTGGGAACTTAATCATCAAAAACAGTTTAGAGATTTTTAA
- a CDS encoding polysaccharide deacetylase family protein, translating to MLTVSNYHYIRQEYNDPYPSIFGMTPNGFRKQLLLLKKQGDFISPINLAANVKEALESKDNRILITFDDGLKEQFDFALPILDELNIPAIFFVNSSNFEDKKVSTVHKIHLLRSIISSSEFLKKISNVSFSDFEKIKARNIYIYDDNESAILKYILNFKLDFNEQEKVVNNLFDNYFDEKTVLDSLYMSEKNLKDLAKNGFLGGHSHNHYPLGLLEKNIIKFELENSKRYLEKLTDSKIDMVSYPYGTPETSNGKVAELAEKAGYKIGFTTTRGINTVAENHLLLKRFDCNDLAGGKKYNEKK from the coding sequence ATGCTTACTGTAAGTAATTATCATTATATTCGTCAAGAATATAATGATCCATATCCAAGTATTTTTGGAATGACTCCAAATGGTTTTAGAAAACAATTATTGTTACTAAAAAAGCAAGGAGATTTTATTTCACCTATTAATCTTGCCGCTAATGTAAAAGAAGCATTGGAGTCAAAAGATAATAGGATACTTATAACTTTTGATGATGGATTGAAAGAACAATTTGATTTTGCTTTGCCTATTTTAGATGAGCTTAATATACCGGCTATTTTTTTTGTGAATTCAAGTAATTTTGAAGATAAAAAAGTTAGTACGGTTCATAAAATTCATCTTCTTAGATCCATTATATCTTCTTCAGAATTTTTGAAAAAAATATCCAATGTTTCTTTTTCTGATTTTGAAAAAATAAAGGCAAGGAATATTTATATATATGATGATAATGAGAGTGCTATTTTGAAATATATTTTAAATTTTAAATTAGATTTCAATGAACAGGAAAAAGTCGTAAATAATTTATTTGACAATTATTTTGATGAAAAAACCGTTTTAGATTCGCTATACATGAGCGAAAAAAACCTGAAAGATTTGGCAAAAAATGGCTTTTTGGGAGGCCATTCACATAATCATTATCCATTAGGTTTATTGGAGAAAAATATTATTAAATTTGAACTGGAGAATTCAAAAAGATACTTGGAAAAATTGACCGATTCAAAAATCGACATGGTTTCCTATCCTTATGGAACTCCTGAAACATCTAACGGAAAAGTTGCTGAATTAGCAGAAAAGGCAGGATATAAAATAGGTTTTACAACGACAAGAGGTATTAATACTGTAGCTGAAAATCATTTATTATTAAAGAGATTTGATTGTAATGATTTGGCTGGAGGAAAAAAATATAACGAAAAAAAATGA